The Chloroflexota bacterium genome has a segment encoding these proteins:
- a CDS encoding Xaa-Pro peptidase family protein produces the protein MPDANQFPQFSESEMINRHRVMRQIMEDAKVDAALIFGAGRFASDVYWLTDWPGGREAYVLCQPAADPVVLAQLYNHVPMARVLSWVKDVRWAGPSTAATVVELLRERRLDGKRVGLVGAIPFQHFQRIREACPAAELIDLGGRLRSARAIRSDEEIERLKMASKLTDDSIRALADALKPGLREYELPAVLEPVYLKAGGYAGIHFMTSMPMRAPNFPVPSQFQSNRTLAVGDCVITEISGAYWGYSGQIHRTFSLGEGPTPEWRALHDAAVEAFEVIVGLIKDGTSTREVEEASEVIHRRGYSIYDDLLHGASQYPPIIQTRSTSRREGGDMTFRENMVITIQPNVITRDERMGLQFGETVVVRRAGCEPLNAIPREWIVCEG, from the coding sequence ATGCCTGACGCAAACCAGTTCCCCCAGTTCTCCGAGAGCGAGATGATCAACCGCCATCGCGTCATGCGGCAGATCATGGAGGACGCGAAGGTCGATGCGGCCCTGATTTTCGGCGCCGGGCGATTCGCGTCTGACGTCTACTGGCTCACGGACTGGCCGGGCGGTCGCGAGGCCTACGTCCTCTGCCAACCCGCGGCCGATCCTGTCGTGCTGGCGCAGCTCTACAACCACGTACCCATGGCACGCGTGCTCTCCTGGGTGAAGGATGTCCGATGGGCGGGCCCTAGCACTGCTGCAACCGTAGTCGAGCTGCTGCGCGAGCGGCGGCTGGACGGCAAGCGCGTCGGACTGGTTGGCGCCATTCCGTTCCAGCACTTCCAGCGCATCCGAGAGGCATGCCCTGCAGCAGAGTTGATCGATCTGGGAGGCCGCCTGCGCAGCGCGCGCGCCATTCGCAGCGACGAGGAGATCGAGCGGCTCAAAATGGCCTCCAAGCTCACCGATGACTCGATCCGCGCCCTGGCCGACGCCCTCAAGCCTGGGCTACGCGAATACGAGCTGCCGGCCGTGCTCGAGCCCGTGTATCTCAAGGCTGGCGGATACGCCGGCATCCATTTCATGACCAGCATGCCGATGCGTGCGCCGAACTTTCCCGTGCCCTCGCAATTTCAATCCAATCGCACCCTTGCCGTCGGCGATTGCGTCATCACGGAGATCAGCGGCGCATACTGGGGCTACTCAGGCCAGATCCATCGGACCTTCTCGCTGGGCGAGGGACCAACACCGGAGTGGCGCGCTCTGCACGACGCGGCGGTGGAAGCGTTCGAGGTTATTGTTGGCCTGATCAAGGATGGAACCTCGACGCGCGAGGTGGAGGAAGCATCGGAGGTCATCCACCGGCGCGGCTACAGCATCTACGATGACCTGCTCCACGGCGCCAGCCAGTACCCTCCCATCATCCAGACTCGTTCGACCAGTCGTCGCGAGGGCGGCGACATGACGTTTCGCGAGAACATGGTGATCACCATTCAGCCGAACGTGATCACGCGAGACGAGCGCATGGGGCTGCAGTTCGGCGAGACCGTCGTGGTGCGTCGCGCGGGATGCGAGCCCCTCAACGCCATCCCGCGCGAGTGGATCGTCTGCGAGGGGTGA
- a CDS encoding D-2-hydroxyacid dehydrogenase family protein → MAIVAILEDIHGAFLEVPAIQKLRDRAEVRAFDHRLDPPERAEALRDVDIVIGLRERTRFDTDFLRDAPSLRLIVQTGRIGPNVDVDAVNRAGVLIATAGGGSSSTTVELTIGLMIAIMRRIPQSDRAIRDGRWDVPYGRGLRDKTLGIVGMGRIGTQVGEICARGFGMRLLAWSPTMTQERAAKAGGSAASLEELLRASDVVSVHLALNEGTRGLLSADKLALMRPNGYLVNTSRGRVLDEPYLASMLRDGRLAGAALDVYWEEPLPRDHPFVGLDNVVLTPHVGWPADNSYRAFAESAAADIEAFLDGSPINIANPEVAASRSRG, encoded by the coding sequence GTGGCGATTGTAGCCATTCTCGAGGACATCCACGGGGCCTTTCTCGAGGTGCCGGCCATCCAAAAGCTGCGAGACCGCGCGGAAGTCCGGGCGTTCGATCACCGCCTCGATCCGCCCGAGCGCGCGGAGGCCCTCCGTGACGTCGACATCGTCATCGGGCTGCGCGAGCGGACGCGATTCGACACGGACTTTCTCCGCGATGCGCCCAGCCTCCGCCTCATCGTGCAGACCGGGCGCATCGGCCCCAATGTCGACGTGGACGCGGTGAATCGCGCGGGAGTCCTCATCGCAACGGCTGGCGGAGGCTCGTCGAGCACGACGGTGGAGCTCACCATTGGACTCATGATCGCCATCATGCGCCGCATTCCGCAGAGCGATCGCGCAATTCGCGACGGACGGTGGGACGTGCCATACGGGCGCGGCCTGCGCGACAAGACGCTGGGAATCGTGGGCATGGGGCGCATCGGCACCCAGGTCGGCGAGATCTGCGCACGCGGATTCGGCATGCGCCTCCTTGCCTGGAGCCCCACTATGACTCAGGAGCGGGCAGCGAAGGCGGGCGGGAGCGCCGCGTCGCTGGAAGAGCTGCTGCGCGCGTCGGACGTCGTGTCGGTGCACCTCGCGCTGAACGAGGGCACTCGCGGGCTCCTATCGGCGGACAAGCTCGCCCTCATGCGGCCGAACGGCTACCTCGTCAACACGTCCAGAGGCCGCGTCTTGGACGAGCCCTACCTGGCCTCCATGCTGCGAGACGGACGGCTCGCCGGGGCCGCCCTCGACGTCTACTGGGAGGAGCCGTTGCCCAGGGACCATCCCTTTGTTGGCCTGGACAACGTGGTCTTGACGCCGCATGTCGGGTGGCCCGCGGACAACAGTTACCGCGCTTTCGCCGAGTCCGCCGCAGCGGACATCGAAGCCTTCCTCGACGGCAGCCCGATCAACATCGCGAATCCGGAGGTCGCCGCGTCGCGATCGAGAGGCTGA
- a CDS encoding VIT1/CCC1 transporter family protein: MPQTPHHERHFTASEAVRDIVIGMSDGLTVPFALAAGLSGAVDSARIVVMAGLAEVAAGSIAMGLGGYLAARSDAEHYASERLREEREVGSMPQEEAAETAAIFRDYGLTDTQIAPIVHSLRSRPRSWVDFMMRFELGIERPDPMRAVSSAATIAGAYIAGGLIPLAPYFVMPDTRSALPASVIVTLVALLAFGGVKGRFTGTRPLRSALQTVLVGGLAAGAAFFIARLLGQQ; the protein is encoded by the coding sequence GTGCCGCAGACGCCCCACCACGAGCGCCACTTCACCGCGAGCGAGGCTGTTCGCGACATCGTCATCGGCATGTCCGACGGCCTCACCGTGCCGTTCGCGCTGGCCGCCGGCCTCTCCGGCGCAGTCGATTCGGCGCGAATCGTGGTGATGGCGGGCCTCGCCGAGGTGGCCGCGGGGTCTATCGCCATGGGGCTCGGGGGATATCTGGCGGCCCGCAGCGACGCCGAGCACTACGCGAGCGAGCGTTTGCGGGAGGAGCGCGAAGTCGGGTCGATGCCTCAGGAGGAGGCGGCCGAGACGGCGGCCATCTTTCGGGACTACGGGCTGACCGACACCCAGATCGCGCCCATCGTCCACTCGCTTCGGAGCCGACCACGGAGCTGGGTCGACTTCATGATGCGCTTCGAGCTGGGGATCGAGCGACCGGACCCGATGCGCGCCGTCAGCTCCGCCGCGACGATCGCGGGGGCCTACATCGCGGGGGGACTCATCCCGCTCGCTCCGTATTTCGTGATGCCCGATACCCGGTCGGCGCTTCCGGCCTCGGTAATCGTCACCCTCGTCGCGCTCCTGGCATTCGGCGGCGTCAAGGGCCGATTCACGGGCACTCGGCCCCTGCGAAGCGCGCTCCAAACCGTTCTCGTCGGTGGCCTCGCGGCAGGGGCCGCCTTCTTCATCGCTCGACTTCTCGGACAGCAATGA
- a CDS encoding dienelactone hydrolase family protein yields the protein MTITTQSVSFRSPDGLDVPAHLARPEGAGPHSAVVMCYELWGMADTPEGGPHMRDVAARFAAAGYVALIPDVYAARGESPRLENGAVVGGPSDEAAQTDLCAAVRWLADQPFVKGDAIGVIGWCGGGRYALFLAARCPNVRAAASFYGRPVNRAITDRQPVSPIDLVPDMACPVFGAYGDADQAIPIEGVRQLEAAFQKAGRAHEIHVYAGAGHAFMNDQRDSYRELAATDAWRRVMRFFGKHLG from the coding sequence ATGACGATTACGACGCAGTCGGTGTCCTTTCGGTCGCCAGACGGTCTGGACGTCCCGGCTCACCTGGCGCGGCCGGAGGGGGCTGGGCCGCACTCCGCGGTGGTGATGTGTTACGAGCTGTGGGGGATGGCGGATACGCCGGAGGGCGGTCCTCACATGCGCGACGTGGCGGCGCGGTTTGCCGCGGCCGGGTACGTGGCACTCATTCCCGACGTTTACGCGGCCCGTGGCGAATCCCCACGTCTCGAGAACGGCGCCGTCGTTGGGGGCCCGTCTGATGAGGCGGCGCAGACGGACCTCTGCGCCGCCGTCCGCTGGCTCGCAGATCAGCCGTTCGTGAAGGGCGACGCAATCGGCGTCATCGGTTGGTGCGGTGGAGGGAGGTACGCGCTGTTCCTCGCCGCACGGTGCCCGAACGTACGGGCTGCCGCGTCCTTCTACGGTCGCCCTGTCAACCGCGCCATCACCGATCGGCAGCCAGTCTCGCCGATCGATCTCGTTCCTGACATGGCGTGCCCCGTCTTCGGTGCCTATGGTGACGCGGACCAGGCGATTCCGATCGAGGGCGTCCGCCAGCTCGAAGCCGCATTCCAAAAGGCCGGTCGGGCGCACGAGATCCACGTCTACGCAGGCGCTGGCCATGCCTTCATGAACGACCAGCGTGATAGCTACCGGGAGCTGGCTGCGACGGACGCCTGGCGGCGCGTCATGCGCTTCTTTGGGAAGCACCTCGGCTGA
- a CDS encoding molybdopterin cofactor-binding domain-containing protein gives MRGDRRLLEARTAIETLGYQEITRRDLLKASGALVIGFSFLGAATPRATTALAQGGRPVPADLLDSWLSIAPDNSVTLFTGKVELGTGVQTAMAQIAAEELGVALDRMNVVMGDTALTVDQGATDGSRSISSGGVQVRQAAAEARNVLLQLASERLGAPADALTVEDGLVSVVGEPLRQVTYGELLDGRRFEREVTGEAEPKSASEYTIVGQPVSRMDLPAKLTGAPAYVQDVRLPGMLHARVIKPPAIGSNLLHVDDGAITGLPGIVRVIVRGNFVGVVAEREEQAIDAAERLNVTWSDWAGLPKEADLYSLMRAVPSEENVVSDSGGMEQALATSSRVVKATYLYPYQTHGSIGPSCAVADVREDGATIWSPTQGPHRARQTAARLLGLPVESVRVVWTPGAGCYGSNGADDATMDAAILSQEVGRPVRLQWMRQDEHRWANAGPAMIMDLQGGLDSAGRVTAWDYQALTPSHFYNDILTERLLNQELAAPDGPPARSTPWGGEPHVGYAFGGAVREVVRQLQSAVLRSHPLRAPGQVATTFAIESFMDELATAAKADPIAFRLAHLTDARAIAVLKAAAERARWEPRSVPQANVDGTARGRGVALALRGRTYVAMIADVRVDRSSGAVRVERATVAHDCGQIINPDGVRNQIEGNVIQTTSRALKEELHFDQANVTSVDWVSYPILTFSEVPDVDIVLIDHPELPPSGVGEPASCPVTAAIANAIFDAVGVRVRQVPFTPARVQAALDAARG, from the coding sequence ATGAGGGGCGACCGTCGCCTTTTAGAAGCCCGGACCGCCATCGAGACGCTCGGTTACCAGGAGATCACCCGTCGAGACCTGCTGAAAGCTAGCGGCGCGCTTGTCATTGGGTTCAGCTTCCTGGGGGCGGCGACCCCACGCGCCACCACGGCGCTGGCCCAGGGCGGGAGGCCCGTGCCCGCGGACCTTCTGGACTCTTGGCTCTCGATCGCCCCTGATAACAGCGTCACGCTCTTTACAGGCAAGGTGGAGCTGGGAACCGGGGTGCAAACCGCCATGGCGCAGATCGCGGCGGAAGAGCTGGGCGTCGCCCTCGACCGGATGAACGTCGTGATGGGCGATACGGCGCTCACCGTAGATCAGGGAGCGACCGATGGGAGCCGCTCGATCTCCTCGGGTGGCGTTCAGGTGCGCCAGGCGGCTGCCGAGGCGCGCAATGTCCTCCTCCAGCTCGCATCGGAGAGGCTCGGCGCTCCAGCGGACGCGCTCACGGTCGAGGATGGGCTCGTGAGTGTCGTCGGCGAACCGTTGCGACAGGTGACGTACGGCGAGCTGCTGGATGGACGGCGATTCGAGCGGGAAGTGACGGGCGAGGCGGAGCCGAAGAGCGCGAGCGAGTACACGATCGTCGGCCAGCCGGTTTCTCGGATGGACTTACCGGCCAAGCTCACCGGTGCTCCGGCCTACGTCCAGGACGTCCGCCTGCCTGGGATGCTCCATGCGCGTGTCATCAAGCCACCCGCCATCGGGTCGAATCTCCTGCACGTCGACGACGGCGCTATCACCGGCCTGCCGGGCATCGTCCGCGTCATCGTGCGCGGCAACTTCGTCGGTGTGGTGGCGGAACGCGAGGAGCAGGCGATCGACGCCGCCGAGCGCTTGAACGTCACCTGGTCGGATTGGGCAGGCCTTCCGAAAGAGGCCGATCTCTATAGCCTTATGCGCGCCGTTCCCAGTGAGGAGAACGTCGTCTCGGACAGCGGTGGCATGGAGCAGGCGCTGGCCACATCGTCGCGGGTGGTCAAAGCGACGTACCTCTACCCGTATCAGACGCATGGGTCCATCGGCCCGTCGTGCGCGGTGGCGGACGTGCGCGAGGATGGCGCCACGATCTGGTCGCCCACCCAGGGACCTCATCGCGCCCGCCAGACGGCAGCGCGCTTGCTCGGGCTCCCGGTCGAGAGCGTCCGTGTCGTGTGGACGCCCGGCGCGGGCTGTTACGGGAGCAACGGCGCGGACGATGCGACGATGGACGCGGCCATCCTCTCGCAGGAGGTCGGTCGCCCGGTTCGGCTCCAGTGGATGCGCCAGGACGAGCACCGATGGGCGAACGCCGGTCCTGCCATGATCATGGACCTCCAGGGCGGGCTCGATTCCGCGGGCCGCGTGACCGCCTGGGACTACCAAGCCCTTACCCCCAGCCACTTCTACAACGACATCCTGACCGAGCGCCTCCTCAATCAGGAGCTGGCCGCGCCAGATGGGCCACCTGCTCGCTCGACGCCGTGGGGCGGCGAGCCACACGTCGGATACGCCTTTGGCGGGGCGGTTCGGGAGGTGGTGCGCCAGCTCCAGTCCGCCGTCTTGCGCTCCCATCCACTGCGCGCGCCGGGGCAGGTCGCGACGACGTTTGCCATCGAGTCCTTCATGGATGAGCTGGCCACTGCCGCCAAGGCCGATCCTATCGCGTTCCGACTCGCGCACCTGACCGATGCCCGCGCCATTGCGGTCCTGAAGGCCGCCGCCGAGCGCGCGCGATGGGAGCCGCGCTCGGTTCCCCAGGCCAACGTTGACGGAACCGCCCGCGGTCGCGGCGTGGCGTTGGCGCTGCGTGGGCGCACCTACGTTGCCATGATCGCGGACGTTCGCGTGGACCGGTCCAGCGGCGCGGTGCGGGTGGAGCGCGCCACCGTCGCCCACGATTGCGGACAGATCATCAATCCTGACGGCGTGCGAAACCAGATCGAGGGGAACGTGATTCAGACCACGAGCCGGGCGCTGAAAGAGGAGCTGCACTTCGACCAGGCGAACGTCACGAGCGTGGACTGGGTCTCGTATCCGATCTTGACCTTCAGCGAAGTCCCGGACGTGGACATTGTGTTGATCGATCACCCCGAGCTGCCGCCCAGCGGCGTGGGCGAGCCGGCATCGTGCCCGGTCACCGCGGCGATTGCCAATGCCATCTTCGACGCCGTCGGCGTCCGAGTTCGCCAGGTGCCCTTCACACCCGCGCGGGTCCAGGCCGCGCTCGACGCTGCCCGCGGCTGA
- a CDS encoding (2Fe-2S)-binding protein, protein MSEIELRVNGGSYTVDVDPSTPLLYVLRNDLGLSGPKFGCGLGQCGACTVIIGSQAARSCQELVSRAARFEITTLEGLGTEDDPHPIQQAFIDEQAAQCGYCINGMIMTAKAYVDRNPNADDDEIRHALDGNLCRCGTHLRILRAVARYAQEVRS, encoded by the coding sequence ATGAGCGAGATCGAGCTTCGGGTAAATGGAGGCTCGTACACGGTTGACGTGGATCCGAGCACACCGCTGCTCTACGTGCTGCGTAACGACCTGGGCCTCAGCGGCCCAAAGTTCGGCTGCGGCCTCGGGCAATGTGGGGCCTGCACGGTCATTATCGGAAGCCAGGCGGCTCGGTCGTGTCAGGAATTGGTGAGCCGCGCGGCGCGCTTTGAGATCACGACGCTCGAGGGGCTTGGGACCGAGGACGACCCCCATCCGATTCAGCAGGCGTTCATCGACGAACAGGCCGCCCAATGCGGGTATTGCATCAACGGCATGATCATGACCGCGAAGGCGTACGTCGACCGCAACCCAAACGCGGATGACGACGAAATCCGGCATGCCCTCGACGGAAACCTGTGTCGGTGCGGGACCCACCTGCGCATTCTCCGGGCCGTGGCCCGCTACGCCCAGGAGGTGCGGTCATGA
- a CDS encoding UbiD family decarboxylase, with the protein MAATEPAKTQTGGYKDMRSYMAALEEAGLLRHVTAEVDLKHEIGAIAARSLEQGGPALLFENVKGYPGMPLVVNLVSNNRQLGLAFGTEPDEAQIYQKLVFGMRNRIPSRIVPTGPVKEVVVKGDDVDLFKFPTPTWHEYDGGQYIATTAGLITRDPVNGHLNMGSYRAMIKDKNTVSWSGGTRSRSNPSGGDHILMNEEQDKPTPVAIVLGMDPYLSLATGSPVPADEEGQTEYEAAGAWRGEPTELVKCETNDLLVPANAEIVLEGEALPHARTEEGPHGESTGFYGENKNAFVIKINCITHRRNPISYGLICQLIEDYPRQLFRSGSFLTRLQKEAGMPNIREAYFPEVGRMGMMIVSAEIRDKDDPKRIMDAVWALDKWRWVIVVDDDCDVRNWNDVMWRVVSAADPDKGQVIFGKQHEPRESARTDEQDYDPPRRGMGIDATMRLKDTYFPRVNRVSRELTNRVAARWRELGLA; encoded by the coding sequence ATGGCTGCGACAGAGCCCGCGAAGACCCAGACCGGCGGCTACAAGGACATGCGCTCGTACATGGCTGCGCTGGAGGAAGCGGGGCTGCTGCGGCACGTGACGGCGGAGGTCGATCTCAAACACGAGATCGGCGCCATCGCCGCGCGCTCCCTCGAGCAAGGGGGGCCAGCGCTCCTCTTCGAGAACGTCAAGGGGTACCCGGGGATGCCACTCGTCGTCAATCTGGTTTCGAACAACCGGCAGCTCGGCCTCGCATTCGGCACCGAGCCCGACGAGGCGCAAATCTACCAGAAGCTCGTGTTCGGCATGAGGAACCGGATTCCATCGCGCATCGTCCCCACGGGCCCGGTAAAGGAAGTCGTCGTCAAAGGTGACGACGTGGACCTCTTCAAGTTCCCCACCCCGACGTGGCACGAGTACGACGGTGGGCAGTACATCGCCACGACCGCCGGCCTCATCACGCGCGATCCGGTCAACGGGCACCTGAACATGGGATCGTATCGGGCGATGATCAAGGACAAGAACACGGTCTCCTGGTCCGGTGGTACGCGAAGCCGTTCCAACCCGTCGGGCGGCGACCACATCCTGATGAACGAGGAGCAGGACAAGCCGACCCCCGTGGCCATCGTGCTGGGCATGGACCCATATCTCAGCCTCGCGACCGGCTCACCGGTGCCGGCCGACGAGGAGGGACAAACCGAATACGAGGCGGCCGGTGCATGGCGAGGCGAGCCTACCGAGCTGGTCAAGTGCGAGACGAACGACCTGCTGGTGCCGGCCAACGCCGAGATCGTGCTTGAGGGGGAGGCGCTCCCGCACGCCCGGACCGAAGAGGGCCCTCACGGCGAGTCGACCGGGTTCTACGGCGAGAACAAGAACGCCTTCGTCATCAAGATCAACTGCATCACGCACCGCCGAAATCCGATCAGCTACGGCCTCATCTGCCAGCTCATCGAGGACTACCCGCGCCAGCTCTTCCGGAGCGGGTCGTTCCTCACTCGACTCCAGAAGGAGGCGGGCATGCCCAACATCCGCGAGGCGTACTTCCCCGAGGTCGGGCGCATGGGCATGATGATTGTTTCCGCCGAGATCCGCGACAAGGACGACCCGAAGCGCATCATGGATGCCGTCTGGGCGCTGGACAAGTGGCGTTGGGTCATCGTCGTGGACGACGATTGCGACGTGCGCAACTGGAACGACGTGATGTGGCGGGTCGTCTCGGCCGCGGACCCTGATAAGGGCCAGGTCATATTTGGGAAGCAGCACGAGCCGCGCGAATCCGCCCGCACCGACGAGCAGGACTACGATCCGCCCCGCCGAGGCATGGGGATCGACGCCACGATGCGCCTCAAAGACACGTACTTCCCGCGCGTCAACCGGGTGAGCCGCGAGCTAACCAACCGCGTCGCAGCGCGATGGCGAGAGCTGGGCCTCGCGTAA
- a CDS encoding ABC transporter substrate-binding protein, whose protein sequence is MTSITSRGARTRAACLLAAWAISMSACGTPPSSVPSSSGPGPAAPTGTRKAITIAATASVKGMGIMGSSTGAGGWASIIEINTNGLITSDAHAHEPAGQLAASVPSIDDGSIQLLNDGRMRVTYHLRPGITWQDGAPFTAGDLVFSGKVLTDRGLPNNYAYAAKLIDAFDAPDDLTFNLTFKRPYINGAALGFTQFWPQPEHLLGDAYQRYLQTQDADEFSELPYWTTAYVHLGPFRLTSYEAGQQLDFEAYDGYFLGRPKLDVIHVRFFADENALFTNLLAGSVDIMVSQAISTQLGFQLKDRWDSSGEGTVYTVLTGTRFLVPQFRPSVQTEPANLDPRVRGALYQAIDRDSVSEREGPAWSLLPPSDHLYEATRDGFRRYPYDPDRAKAILRDLGWITGNDGVLHNVADGRVYHNAIWTTVGARDWEMAIYADYWRRIGLEVEEFKIPGAQVRNLEYRAHYPSWEASSAGSGDQVLGRLEGPAGSPENRWTGNRGGYEDARAEELVARYNTSISPRDQLEAMHALSEFVAAELPILPIYFGASHLAVRKGVHALDDVDGGADPAMPYGTYTRNAYLWDLQ, encoded by the coding sequence GTGACGTCCATCACTTCCCGCGGCGCGCGTACGCGTGCCGCCTGCCTGCTCGCTGCATGGGCCATCTCGATGTCCGCATGCGGCACCCCTCCGTCCAGCGTCCCAAGTTCCAGTGGGCCTGGTCCGGCGGCGCCGACCGGAACGCGCAAGGCGATCACCATTGCCGCGACGGCAAGCGTGAAGGGCATGGGCATTATGGGCTCGTCGACCGGCGCAGGGGGGTGGGCATCGATTATCGAGATCAACACCAACGGGCTGATCACGTCCGACGCGCACGCCCACGAGCCAGCCGGCCAACTTGCCGCGTCGGTCCCCTCCATCGATGATGGAAGCATCCAGCTCCTCAATGATGGCCGTATGCGGGTGACGTACCACCTTCGACCCGGAATCACCTGGCAGGACGGGGCTCCTTTCACGGCCGGCGACCTCGTTTTTTCGGGGAAGGTCCTCACCGACCGCGGGCTTCCGAACAACTACGCGTACGCGGCCAAGCTCATCGACGCGTTCGATGCTCCCGACGATCTGACCTTCAACCTCACGTTCAAGCGGCCGTACATCAACGGGGCGGCGCTCGGATTCACGCAATTTTGGCCGCAGCCGGAGCACCTTCTGGGTGACGCGTATCAGCGCTATCTCCAGACGCAGGACGCGGACGAGTTCTCGGAGCTTCCCTACTGGACGACCGCGTACGTGCACCTTGGGCCCTTCCGCCTCACGTCGTACGAGGCGGGCCAACAGCTCGACTTCGAGGCGTATGATGGGTACTTCCTGGGTCGCCCGAAGCTGGACGTGATCCACGTTCGTTTCTTCGCCGACGAGAACGCCCTGTTCACGAACCTCCTGGCGGGCAGCGTGGACATCATGGTGAGTCAGGCGATCAGCACGCAGCTCGGGTTCCAGTTAAAGGACCGGTGGGATAGCTCGGGCGAGGGCACCGTGTACACCGTCCTGACCGGTACGCGATTCCTCGTGCCGCAATTCCGGCCCTCGGTGCAAACGGAGCCGGCCAATCTCGACCCCCGGGTGCGCGGGGCGCTATACCAGGCCATCGATCGGGACTCGGTGTCCGAACGGGAAGGGCCGGCCTGGTCCCTTCTGCCGCCGAGCGACCACCTCTATGAGGCGACGCGCGACGGATTCCGGAGGTACCCCTACGATCCCGATCGCGCGAAAGCGATCCTTCGTGACCTTGGCTGGATCACGGGAAATGACGGAGTGCTCCATAACGTCGCCGATGGTCGCGTCTATCACAACGCCATTTGGACGACGGTTGGCGCCCGCGACTGGGAGATGGCGATCTACGCCGACTACTGGCGTCGGATCGGTCTCGAGGTGGAGGAGTTCAAGATCCCCGGTGCGCAGGTCCGAAACCTGGAATATCGCGCCCATTACCCGAGCTGGGAGGCAAGCTCAGCGGGTTCGGGCGATCAGGTCCTGGGGAGGCTGGAGGGCCCGGCGGGCTCGCCCGAGAACCGCTGGACCGGGAATCGCGGAGGATATGAGGACGCGCGCGCCGAGGAGCTGGTCGCGCGGTACAACACGAGCATCTCCCCGCGGGACCAGCTCGAGGCCATGCATGCGCTCTCGGAGTTTGTGGCGGCCGAGCTGCCGATCCTGCCGATCTACTTCGGCGCGAGCCACCTGGCAGTGCGCAAAGGCGTTCATGCCCTCGACGATGTCGACGGCGGCGCCGACCCGGCGATGCCCTACGGCACGTACACGCGCAACGCCTACCTCTGGGACCTGCAGTAG